The following proteins are encoded in a genomic region of alpha proteobacterium U9-1i:
- a CDS encoding sterol desaturase family protein, with protein sequence MSADLIAFADRWRLSLTSDLSQYAIFAIGFWLIVWVLLGRVLASRKIRPETPPARQLVLEFIVSLRSLAIFSTIGALLFMADRAGYLPGTALAASWGWGWAIASFVVMVIGHDAYFYWTHRLVHDPRLFRSFHRRHHRSHNPSPFTAYSFDVAEAAMQALFVPIWMVLVPTEWAVVGVFMLHQIVRNTMGHSGYELFPANAEGKPLFGFLTTVTHHDLHHAEARCNYGLYFTWWDRLMGTEHPDYLERFASATRRVCGVRKLVRANVAAYLLAAALGAGAMMQDAQAQSATRVHDDWATRGLGGVVRLTPCASNAAHLCGRLIWLWDASEVAPDALGSLILRDFVLENGEWRRGTVRNPEDGRTYSGSIRLEGDVLRLRGCAGPFCQTQVWRRLSSIPRP encoded by the coding sequence ATGAGCGCCGACCTTATAGCTTTCGCCGACCGCTGGCGCCTCAGTCTGACCAGCGACCTTTCCCAATACGCCATCTTCGCGATCGGGTTTTGGCTGATCGTCTGGGTGCTGTTGGGCAGGGTTCTGGCCAGCCGCAAGATCAGACCCGAGACCCCGCCCGCCCGGCAATTGGTTCTCGAATTCATCGTCTCGCTGCGCTCACTCGCGATTTTTTCCACAATCGGGGCGCTCCTCTTCATGGCTGATCGGGCAGGGTATCTGCCCGGGACAGCGCTCGCCGCGAGCTGGGGATGGGGCTGGGCCATTGCGTCATTCGTGGTGATGGTGATCGGCCACGATGCGTACTTCTATTGGACGCATCGGCTCGTGCATGACCCCAGACTCTTCCGGAGCTTTCACCGCCGGCACCACCGCTCGCACAATCCCTCGCCCTTCACGGCTTATAGTTTCGACGTCGCGGAAGCTGCGATGCAGGCGCTCTTCGTGCCGATCTGGATGGTGCTCGTCCCGACCGAATGGGCGGTGGTTGGCGTCTTCATGCTGCACCAAATCGTGCGCAACACGATGGGGCATTCGGGATACGAACTCTTTCCGGCCAACGCCGAGGGCAAGCCGCTGTTCGGCTTTCTCACCACCGTCACCCATCACGACCTTCATCACGCCGAGGCGCGTTGCAATTACGGGCTCTATTTCACCTGGTGGGATCGGCTCATGGGCACCGAGCATCCTGACTATCTCGAGCGCTTTGCTTCCGCCACGCGCCGTGTTTGCGGCGTGCGCAAGCTGGTTCGCGCCAATGTCGCGGCATACTTGCTCGCCGCAGCTCTGGGCGCCGGCGCTATGATGCAAGACGCGCAGGCGCAATCGGCGACGCGCGTCCACGACGATTGGGCGACAAGGGGACTAGGCGGCGTCGTGCGCCTGACGCCCTGCGCGTCAAACGCAGCGCATCTGTGCGGGCGCCTGATATGGCTCTGGGATGCGTCAGAAGTCGCGCCCGATGCACTGGGCTCGCTCATCCTGCGCGACTTCGTGCTTGAGAACGGCGAATGGCGTCGCGGCACGGTGCGCAATCCTGAGGATGGGCGCACCTATTCGGGATCGATCCGGCTTGAGGGCGACGTGCTCCGCTTGCGCGGCTGCGCCGGACCATTCTGCCAGACCCAAGTTTGGCGCCGCTTGAGTTCGATCCCGCGGCCATGA
- a CDS encoding SAM-dependent methyltransferase YafE encodes MSETEFEQRVRRAFRAEIAALAPATLLDIGCGEGDLLREAALWGTTVRGVEPDASAAAKARAYGVEVLEGEAETLPFSDGAFDVVVFEYSAHHVRDLRGAMGEAARVAKHAVCVLDTWHDPSRPPQVLALEIDGWFKEIDRVVGKVHNACPTAQELIDHFPATCWTFEYRCHATTNAVTLAALETKMQDYSKLVSPEPRVVASYERLLSNARRIGVEEAGAILFKAQRQ; translated from the coding sequence ATGTCGGAAACCGAGTTTGAACAGCGTGTTCGGCGCGCGTTTCGCGCAGAGATAGCCGCCCTGGCGCCAGCGACGTTGCTCGATATCGGGTGCGGCGAGGGCGATTTGTTACGGGAGGCGGCCTTATGGGGGACGACAGTACGCGGCGTGGAGCCCGACGCCAGCGCCGCGGCCAAGGCGCGTGCGTATGGCGTCGAAGTTCTGGAGGGGGAAGCGGAAACCCTGCCCTTTAGCGACGGCGCATTCGATGTGGTTGTGTTCGAATATTCCGCCCATCACGTTCGTGATTTGCGCGGCGCGATGGGAGAGGCTGCGCGCGTTGCAAAGCATGCGGTTTGCGTACTGGATACTTGGCACGATCCCTCGCGGCCCCCGCAGGTGCTCGCGCTCGAGATTGACGGCTGGTTCAAAGAAATCGACCGGGTTGTGGGCAAGGTCCACAATGCGTGCCCTACAGCACAGGAACTCATCGACCACTTCCCGGCGACATGCTGGACGTTTGAGTATCGCTGCCACGCGACAACGAACGCCGTAACGCTCGCCGCGCTCGAGACGAAGATGCAGGATTACAGCAAGTTGGTGTCGCCTGAACCACGCGTCGTGGCCTCTTACGAGAGGCTATTGTCGAATGCGCGGCGGATTGGGGTAGAGGAAGCAGGCGCGATTCTGTTTAAGGCGCAGCGGCAATAG
- a CDS encoding 1,3,4,6-tetrachloro-1,4-cyclohexadiene hydrolase, with protein MVAALGASFATSCANSPSPQGAAEFRAAKKFVPTESGIRMAYFEAGRGAPIVFLHGNPTSSYLWRNVIPHLAGLGRCIAPDLIGMGDSDKLPDSGPGKYNFFEHSRRLDAFFDATGVRRDVTLVVHDWGGPLGFHWAMRNEARVRAIVFMETFVVSQNDANTPPFAMQFFSRFRTSEAELDVLSNNTFVEAVLLRQFPSMSEEDRAEYRRPFAQSGEGRRPTLEWPRQVPINGDPADVHEATLRFLGFMSETQIPKLFIRADPGALILGGRERVPRTWPRVTEAVVPGRHFVPEESPNEVGRIAAAWLSAIEG; from the coding sequence ATGGTCGCTGCGCTCGGCGCGAGCTTTGCGACGTCGTGCGCCAACTCGCCGTCTCCGCAGGGCGCGGCTGAATTTCGCGCGGCCAAGAAATTCGTGCCGACTGAAAGCGGCATCCGCATGGCGTATTTCGAGGCGGGCCGAGGCGCGCCAATCGTGTTCTTGCACGGAAACCCCACGTCTTCTTACCTTTGGCGGAACGTTATCCCGCATCTCGCGGGTCTCGGTCGGTGCATCGCACCCGACCTCATTGGCATGGGAGATTCCGACAAACTGCCAGATTCAGGTCCCGGCAAATACAACTTTTTCGAACATAGTCGCCGCTTGGATGCGTTTTTCGACGCAACGGGCGTGCGCCGGGACGTCACGCTTGTTGTGCATGATTGGGGCGGCCCGCTCGGCTTTCACTGGGCGATGCGCAATGAAGCGCGGGTCAGAGCGATCGTCTTCATGGAGACGTTCGTTGTGTCGCAGAATGACGCCAACACGCCGCCATTTGCGATGCAGTTCTTTTCGCGCTTTCGCACATCCGAGGCCGAGCTTGATGTTCTCTCGAACAACACTTTCGTAGAGGCGGTGCTGCTGCGCCAGTTTCCGAGTATGTCCGAGGAAGACCGGGCGGAGTACCGTCGGCCGTTCGCGCAATCGGGGGAGGGACGCAGACCCACACTCGAATGGCCAAGACAAGTACCAATCAATGGCGATCCCGCCGATGTTCATGAGGCGACGTTGCGGTTTTTGGGCTTCATGTCGGAAACGCAGATTCCGAAATTGTTCATCCGCGCGGACCCGGGAGCGCTCATTTTGGGCGGCAGGGAGCGCGTTCCACGTACATGGCCAAGAGTGACGGAAGCTGTCGTGCCGGGCCGTCATTTTGTTCCAGAGGAATCGCCCAATGAGGTCGGCCGTATCGCCGCCGCTTGGCTCAGCGCGATCGAGGGATAA
- a CDS encoding SAM-dependent methyltransferase PA0798, with translation MNLYERFLLPAFVTGACSCSPIDKQRQKIVPAAEGVVLELGFGAGLNLPHFDASKVRKLYALEPSQGMVKRARDRVRNAPFDVEILTETAENMPLGAQSVDTVLMTYSLCTIPGAVSALESARRALKPNGRLLFCEHGLSPDQGVQRWQRRIEPVWKVIGGGCHLSRDIPALIRSAGFTIDKLETMYLPKSPKWAGYNYWGSARAI, from the coding sequence ATGAACCTTTATGAGCGCTTCTTGCTGCCGGCGTTTGTGACAGGCGCATGTTCGTGTTCTCCGATCGACAAGCAACGCCAAAAGATCGTGCCTGCGGCTGAGGGCGTGGTGCTTGAGCTGGGATTTGGCGCGGGTCTCAACCTGCCGCACTTTGACGCTTCCAAGGTACGCAAGCTCTACGCGCTTGAGCCCTCGCAAGGGATGGTCAAGCGCGCGAGAGACCGCGTACGCAACGCTCCGTTCGATGTGGAGATCTTGACGGAGACGGCAGAGAACATGCCGCTCGGGGCCCAGAGCGTTGACACCGTGCTGATGACCTATTCACTCTGCACCATTCCTGGTGCGGTGAGCGCTCTTGAGAGCGCGCGCCGGGCCCTGAAGCCCAATGGGCGATTGCTGTTCTGCGAGCATGGCCTTTCTCCCGACCAAGGCGTGCAACGTTGGCAGCGGCGCATCGAACCGGTCTGGAAAGTGATTGGCGGCGGTTGTCATCTCTCGCGCGACATTCCCGCGTTGATCAGGTCGGCCGGCTTCACCATCGACAAGCTCGAAACCATGTACCTGCCAAAGTCACCGAAATGGGCCGGCTACAATTATTGGGGTTCAGCGCGCGCGATTTAG
- a CDS encoding cysteine synthase produces the protein MIFSDTSATVGNTPLVDLQRLANGLYGRIVAKLEMRNPCGSVKDRLGVALIEDAERRGILRPGMTIIEPTGGNTGIGLAHAAAIRGYRLILTMPDAMSRERVALLRHLGAEVVLTPGILMTDAVRRAREMATEIPNAVLLDQFANPANPALHREKAGPEIWEETDGAVDVFVSAVGTGGTVTGVGEFLKAKKPSVRIVAVEPAGAAVLSGGVAGNHQMPGIGVGFIPQVLNRDVLDEIAVVTDEEAFACARNLARAEGIVAGVSSGAALHAALLVAARPAFAGKTIVTLLADTGERYISSNLFM, from the coding sequence ATGATATTTTCTGACACCAGCGCAACGGTGGGCAATACGCCTCTGGTCGATCTTCAGCGCCTCGCCAACGGATTGTACGGAAGGATCGTCGCCAAGCTCGAAATGCGCAACCCGTGTGGAAGCGTCAAAGATCGCCTCGGTGTTGCGCTGATAGAGGATGCTGAACGTCGCGGGATTCTGCGCCCCGGCATGACGATCATTGAACCGACCGGCGGAAATACCGGGATTGGCCTGGCGCACGCAGCTGCAATTCGCGGCTATCGGCTCATTCTAACCATGCCAGATGCGATGTCGCGTGAGCGTGTCGCGTTGCTGCGTCACTTAGGTGCGGAGGTCGTGCTCACGCCCGGCATTCTCATGACCGACGCAGTTCGTCGCGCGCGTGAGATGGCAACCGAAATACCCAATGCCGTGCTGCTCGATCAGTTCGCAAATCCAGCAAACCCAGCATTACACCGCGAAAAGGCGGGGCCCGAAATCTGGGAGGAGACCGATGGCGCCGTCGATGTGTTCGTGTCGGCGGTTGGAACAGGCGGGACCGTGACAGGCGTTGGTGAATTTCTAAAGGCCAAAAAGCCAAGCGTGCGCATTGTTGCCGTAGAGCCTGCGGGCGCAGCGGTCTTGTCCGGCGGCGTTGCGGGAAACCATCAGATGCCGGGCATCGGCGTAGGTTTCATTCCTCAGGTCTTGAATCGCGACGTATTGGACGAAATTGCTGTTGTGACCGACGAGGAGGCCTTCGCATGCGCCAGAAATCTCGCGCGCGCAGAGGGCATCGTCGCGGGCGTGTCTTCAGGTGCGGCCCTTCATGCCGCGCTGTTGGTCGCAGCGAGACCTGCGTTTGCCGGCAAGACGATTGTGACGCTGCTCGCCGATACGGGCGAGCGCTACATTTCATCAAACCTATTTATGTGA
- a CDS encoding transcriptional regulator of AraC family — MDAAANSLELILRGAAIGALIATAFGLWRGGKGHSARLAGILFSLSVLAYALQSSAQARAAIGPLEPFAHFMALGGGGLFWLFIVALFDDREVSPVTLAPFAGLTLLGLFGWLGPRDLQPSIWIVHNLVEVAFALHALFVIVRSWRGDLVEARRRLRGPFLAAVTLFVVVLAGFEIGEAFGVEADWYELLGASALALFCLAGAAVFLQAQPALFGAAAPAAAPEPQIDAGDQHELGRLDEVMGKGEAWRREGLTIGSLAAEIGVPEHRLRRLINDRRGHRNFVAFVNAYRIGEAKRRLADPAIARISISAIAFELGFASLNPFNRAFKEATGQTPSEWRKHALGQGSSIPENPG, encoded by the coding sequence ATGGATGCGGCGGCCAATTCTCTTGAGCTTATTCTTCGCGGCGCCGCGATCGGCGCGCTGATCGCGACGGCGTTTGGTCTTTGGCGCGGCGGCAAGGGCCATTCCGCCCGCCTTGCCGGCATATTGTTCTCGCTCTCGGTGCTGGCCTACGCGCTTCAATCGTCGGCGCAGGCGCGCGCCGCCATCGGCCCCCTTGAGCCGTTCGCGCACTTCATGGCGCTCGGCGGCGGCGGCCTCTTCTGGCTTTTCATCGTCGCATTGTTCGACGATCGCGAAGTCTCACCGGTTACTCTGGCGCCCTTCGCCGGACTGACATTGCTCGGGCTCTTCGGCTGGCTTGGACCTCGCGACCTCCAACCCAGTATCTGGATTGTCCACAATCTTGTCGAAGTGGCCTTTGCGCTGCACGCACTCTTTGTGATCGTGCGCAGCTGGCGCGGAGATTTGGTCGAAGCGAGGCGCCGCCTCCGAGGCCCATTCCTGGCGGCGGTCACGCTCTTTGTTGTCGTGCTTGCCGGATTTGAGATCGGCGAAGCCTTCGGCGTCGAGGCCGATTGGTACGAACTCCTCGGCGCCTCGGCGCTGGCTCTTTTTTGTCTCGCCGGCGCGGCCGTCTTCCTCCAGGCCCAGCCGGCGCTCTTTGGGGCGGCGGCGCCCGCAGCTGCGCCCGAGCCTCAAATCGACGCCGGCGATCAGCATGAACTGGGCCGCCTCGACGAAGTGATGGGCAAAGGAGAAGCCTGGCGGCGCGAAGGCTTGACGATCGGCTCGCTCGCGGCTGAAATTGGCGTCCCCGAGCACCGCTTACGCCGGCTGATCAACGACCGGCGCGGCCACCGCAACTTCGTTGCATTCGTGAACGCGTATCGGATCGGCGAAGCCAAACGCCGCCTTGCCGATCCCGCCATCGCCCGCATCTCGATTTCGGCGATCGCCTTCGAACTGGGCTTTGCCTCACTCAACCCGTTCAATCGCGCCTTTAAGGAAGCAACCGGCCAGACGCCCAGCGAATGGCGCAAACATGCGCTGGGCCAAGGCTCGTCAATTCCAGAAAACCCTGGCTGA
- a CDS encoding abhydrolase (alpha/beta hydrolase fold): protein MRFLFASLCAYAAMAVCAVFLFTIVLAEQFAPLVGLFRSAEAQQQTAIWALAAQCLRAFVFAGIAVVLHGRRRLPVTTGATYGFLPGCLLAPSMSPTLHRCRCRSRRASRGWRSILGCKCSAEQSSQPYIARSTKPNNFKMNVSGTRSPSRRAREASMKRGTFIAALVAGCMTPVSTDRETHAVRVMGTRIAFQGRRGRSPTIVFESGLGDGFEVWRGVIDQLGPDAAYFAYSRPGYGDSESLQPPATARNAGQAATLLDVVLHAASVRPPYVLVGHSLGGLYIAQFAALHPEQVAGLVFVDGRPPTFRAACDARGIRFCSTLGSAPPPPTWPAHIVAEVQGIGVSEEAAPAMTDIGAIPATIITSTNVWQGEQGDEGFALWLESQESFAQGFKRHRLVRAEGAGHYVQRDRPALVAREIEALAARIR from the coding sequence ATGCGATTCTTATTTGCGTCGTTGTGCGCATATGCGGCGATGGCGGTGTGTGCAGTTTTCCTGTTTACCATCGTATTGGCGGAGCAGTTTGCTCCACTGGTTGGTTTGTTTCGATCCGCTGAAGCGCAGCAGCAGACCGCGATTTGGGCTCTTGCTGCACAATGCTTACGCGCCTTTGTCTTCGCGGGAATAGCTGTCGTGCTGCATGGGAGGAGGCGACTTCCCGTTACCACCGGCGCGACCTATGGATTCTTGCCGGGCTGTTTGTTGGCACCTTCCATGTCGCCAACACTGCATCGCTGCCGTTGCCGTTCGAGACGGGCGTCGCGTGGGTGGCGTTCGATACTGGGCTGCAAGTGCTCGGCGGAACAGTCTTCGCAGCCGTATATCGCCCGGTCGACGAAGCCCAATAACTTCAAAATGAACGTGTCTGGAACTCGTAGTCCGTCAAGGCGTGCAAGGGAGGCCTCAATGAAGCGTGGAACATTTATTGCCGCGCTGGTCGCTGGGTGCATGACACCCGTATCGACGGATAGAGAAACCCACGCGGTGCGGGTGATGGGAACGCGCATTGCGTTTCAAGGACGCCGGGGACGATCGCCAACGATCGTGTTTGAATCCGGGCTCGGGGATGGATTTGAGGTGTGGCGCGGCGTTATCGACCAGTTGGGACCCGATGCCGCTTACTTCGCCTACAGCCGCCCTGGCTATGGAGACAGCGAGAGCCTCCAACCTCCAGCCACCGCGCGCAATGCAGGGCAAGCAGCGACGCTGCTCGACGTTGTTCTTCATGCCGCCAGCGTTCGCCCACCTTATGTGCTGGTGGGGCATTCGCTGGGCGGACTTTATATCGCACAGTTTGCGGCGCTCCATCCTGAACAAGTCGCCGGGCTTGTGTTTGTCGATGGCCGTCCGCCAACGTTTCGCGCGGCGTGCGATGCGCGCGGAATACGTTTCTGCAGCACCCTCGGCAGCGCGCCGCCGCCGCCGACCTGGCCTGCGCACATTGTCGCTGAAGTGCAAGGCATTGGCGTCTCGGAGGAAGCTGCACCCGCCATGACCGACATCGGCGCCATTCCGGCCACGATCATCACCTCAACGAACGTCTGGCAGGGCGAGCAAGGCGACGAAGGGTTCGCGCTTTGGCTTGAGAGCCAGGAGAGTTTTGCTCAAGGCTTCAAGCGCCATCGCCTCGTGCGCGCGGAAGGGGCTGGACACTATGTCCAACGCGATCGGCCCGCTTTGGTGGCGCGGGAAATAGAGGCGTTGGCCGCGCGGATCCGTTAG
- a CDS encoding transcriptional regulator of AraC family: protein MCVFFSRQEASDAARLQIVDAALLDDPNVEASKVEFPAVKRTADSGLWRVMGAVPTLRGAPTLARQEFSARLLTALIDDERPRWRTKDKLDALRPATRAELYRRCLIGRAFIDAVFETDIALPDIAGAAGLSRTHFLRSFTRCFGQTPYQALRQRRLERAAELLRNRVGSVTDVALAVGYNNFSAFARAFRAFHGVAPSMFAR from the coding sequence ATGTGCGTGTTCTTTTCGCGACAGGAGGCGTCGGACGCTGCGCGTCTCCAGATAGTCGACGCCGCGCTGCTCGATGATCCAAACGTTGAGGCGTCAAAGGTCGAGTTTCCGGCGGTGAAGCGCACCGCAGATAGCGGACTGTGGCGGGTGATGGGCGCCGTTCCTACCCTGCGCGGCGCGCCTACTCTTGCGCGGCAAGAATTCTCCGCGCGCCTGCTCACGGCTTTGATTGATGACGAGCGGCCACGCTGGCGAACCAAGGACAAGCTCGACGCCCTGCGCCCGGCCACGCGCGCGGAACTGTATCGCCGTTGCTTGATTGGGCGCGCCTTCATCGACGCGGTCTTTGAGACTGACATCGCCTTGCCGGATATTGCCGGAGCGGCCGGGCTCTCGCGCACGCATTTCCTACGGTCATTCACGAGATGTTTTGGGCAAACGCCCTACCAAGCGCTTCGTCAGCGGCGCTTGGAGCGCGCCGCAGAGCTACTGCGAAACCGCGTCGGAAGCGTCACTGATGTTGCGCTAGCTGTTGGGTACAACAATTTCAGCGCGTTTGCGCGCGCCTTCCGCGCCTTTCATGGCGTGGCGCCGTCGATGTTCGCCCGCTGA
- a CDS encoding SAM-dependent methyltransferase PA0798, whose protein sequence is MAYDFVEQGVQRWQKRIEPVWKVIGVGCHLSRDIPALIRSAGFSIDTLDTMYLPKSPK, encoded by the coding sequence TTGGCCTACGATTTTGTCGAGCAAGGCGTGCAACGCTGGCAGAAGCGCATCGAACCGGTCTGGAAAGTGATTGGCGTCGGTTGTCATCTCTCGCGTGACATTCCCGCGTTGATCAGGTCGGCCGGCTTCTCCATCGACACGCTCGACACGATGTATTTGCCAAAGTCACCGAAATGA
- a CDS encoding transcriptional regulator of AraC family: MGLSLSFRDQTAPMPPFRGVWRGCSVEHVVLNSTDGYDFRFSGESHYLALHDLKLRDGELRVDDMAPVRSRDLRDTMTFLPAGRKVSGWSLPSVRENAFTAVYFDPALLNDELEARYNAGPPPPAIYARDVRLRSTLTKLRDLTIQGGDALAAESLCIVAAIEVFGISKPPVSGRLSARQLADVRAYIDANLEKSISLSELARVADLSRFHFSRAFKASTGCSPHAFVTAQRLEAASRALRDSALPIAHIGLTAGFGSADQFRRAFLAAYGMSPLQYRRSQT; encoded by the coding sequence ATGGGCCTCTCGTTGTCATTCCGCGATCAAACCGCGCCGATGCCGCCGTTTCGGGGCGTCTGGCGGGGATGCTCGGTCGAGCATGTCGTTCTGAACAGCACAGACGGCTACGACTTCCGGTTCTCGGGCGAGTCCCATTATTTGGCGCTGCATGATCTTAAACTCCGCGACGGCGAACTGCGGGTAGACGACATGGCGCCGGTACGCTCGCGCGACCTGCGCGACACCATGACGTTTTTGCCGGCGGGGAGGAAAGTCAGCGGTTGGTCGTTGCCTTCGGTTCGTGAAAACGCCTTCACCGCCGTCTATTTTGATCCGGCGTTGCTCAATGACGAGTTGGAGGCGCGATATAATGCCGGACCGCCGCCGCCAGCGATCTATGCGCGCGATGTCCGGCTTCGATCAACGCTGACCAAGTTGCGCGACCTGACGATACAAGGCGGCGACGCGCTTGCGGCGGAGAGTCTGTGCATCGTCGCGGCGATAGAAGTGTTCGGAATCTCTAAGCCGCCAGTCAGCGGTCGGCTGTCGGCGAGGCAATTGGCGGATGTGCGGGCCTATATCGACGCCAATCTCGAAAAGTCTATCAGCCTTTCCGAGCTGGCTCGTGTCGCTGACTTAAGCCGATTCCATTTCTCGCGAGCGTTCAAGGCCTCGACGGGGTGTTCGCCGCACGCATTCGTAACGGCGCAACGCCTTGAGGCTGCAAGTCGGGCCCTGCGGGATTCGGCTCTCCCCATCGCGCATATCGGCCTGACTGCTGGGTTTGGCAGCGCCGATCAATTCCGGCGCGCTTTCCTGGCGGCCTACGGAATGTCGCCTCTGCAATATCGCCGGAGCCAGACCTGA
- a CDS encoding SAM-dependent methyltransferases, with protein sequence MTLREQTAEPTSHSGHQEQSAMTDAHWDRVYTEKRAEAVSWRQDEPALSLKLIKRTGTGHDAPIIDVGGGASTLVDHLLKDGYRDLTILDIAAPGLEQAKARLGGAAENAKWIVADVTAWRPARKHRLWHDRAVLHFLTDPAAQAAYAETLRTAIDGDGWAIIAGFAPGGPAKCSGLEVVQHDGVSLTKLLGDEFQLMETHGEIHLTPSGAEQAFRYHLFRRNAGSAAS encoded by the coding sequence ATGACATTGCGCGAGCAAACCGCAGAGCCCACGTCTCATTCAGGCCACCAAGAGCAAAGCGCAATGACGGACGCCCACTGGGATCGTGTCTATACCGAAAAGCGCGCCGAGGCAGTGAGCTGGCGCCAGGACGAGCCCGCGCTTTCTCTAAAGCTCATCAAGCGCACCGGCACCGGTCATGACGCGCCCATCATCGATGTCGGCGGCGGCGCCTCCACCCTGGTCGATCATCTGCTGAAAGACGGCTATCGCGATCTGACAATCTTGGACATCGCCGCGCCCGGCTTGGAGCAAGCCAAGGCGCGTCTCGGCGGCGCAGCCGAGAACGCAAAATGGATCGTCGCCGATGTGACGGCGTGGCGCCCGGCGCGAAAGCATCGGCTCTGGCACGATCGGGCTGTGCTGCACTTCCTCACCGATCCAGCCGCTCAGGCCGCATACGCCGAAACGCTGCGCACGGCCATCGATGGGGATGGCTGGGCGATCATCGCCGGATTTGCGCCGGGCGGGCCCGCTAAGTGTAGCGGGCTGGAGGTTGTCCAGCACGACGGCGTCAGTCTAACGAAACTGCTGGGTGACGAGTTTCAGCTGATGGAAACGCACGGCGAAATCCATCTGACGCCGTCAGGCGCCGAGCAGGCATTCCGCTATCATCTGTTTCGCCGCAATGCAGGAAGCGCCGCGTCATGA